The following proteins are encoded in a genomic region of Pagrus major chromosome 16, Pma_NU_1.0:
- the atxn3 gene encoding ataxin-3 — protein sequence MFDRKLNMDSIFHEKQEGSLCAQHCLNNLLQGEYFTPVDLSSIAHQLDEEERMRMAEGGMASEEYRTFLQQPSGNMDDSGFFSIQVISNALRVWGLELILFNSREYQSLMINPINEKAFICNYKEHWFTIRKLGQQWFNLNSLLTGPELISDTYLALFLAQLQQEGYSIFVIRGNLPECEAEQILGIMRVQQQQRPRLIGEEEAQTSAGRSAALAQTEMGFGVEDEVVDEDDELKRALALSRQDIDVEDEEADLRRAIQLSMQGAVMSNKSSESEMGNVKSGSAAGGQKGGQSETLTAEELRKRRQAYFDRQQQQAQPNIPQQSDTKSTGGSGSVNTGEEDQQQKPSQ from the exons ATGTTTGACAGAAAGCTGAATATGGATTCCATATTTCATGAGAAA CAAGAGGGCTCTCTTTGCGCCCAACACTGTCTCAACAACCTCCTGCAGGGTGAATATTTCACTCCTGTGGATCTTTCCTCCATTGCTCATCAgctggatgaagaggagagaatGAGGATGGCAGAGGGAGGGATGGCCAGCGAGGAGTATAGGACCTTTTTACAG CAACCATCTGGGAACATGGACGACAGCGGGTTTTTCTCAATACAA GTAATTAGCAATGCTCTGAGAGTGTGGGGCTTAGAGCTAATCCTTTTCAACAGCCGGGAGTACCAGAGCCTGATGATCAATCCAAT AAATGAGAAAGCCTTTATTTGCAACTACAAGGAGCACTGGTTTACTATACGCAAACTTGGACAACAG tgGTTTAATCTGAACTCACTGTTGACTGGACCAGAGTTGATATCTGACACCTATCTAGCACTTTTCCTTGCACAGTTACAACAAGAAG GTTATTCCATATTTGTGATCAGAGGAAACCTCCCTGAGTGTGAAGCAGAGCAGATCCTTGGGATCATgagagtgcagcagcagcagcggccaAGGCTGATTGGAGAGGAGGAGGCCCAGACGAGTGCAGG CAGGTCAGCAGCTCTGGCCCAGACGGAGATGGGCTTTGGTGTGGAGGATGAGGTCGTGGATGAAGATGACGAGCTTAAAAGAGCTCTGGCACTCAGCAGACAGGACATAGATGTGGAAGATGAAGAAGCTGATCTTCGCAGGGCCATACAGCTCAGTATGCAAG GAGCAGTGATGAGCAACAAGTCCTCGGAATCTGAAATGGGAAACGTGAAATCAGGGAGTGCTGCAGGAGGACAAAAAGGAGGCCAGAGTGAGACGCTCACAGCTGAGGAACTGCGGAAGAGAAGACAAGCCTATTTCGATCG GCAGCAGCAACAAGCTCAGCCGAACATTCCTCaacaatcagacacaaaatCGACAGGTGGCTCAG GATCAGTAAACACTGGAGAGGAGGACCAACAACAAAAGCCCAGCCAGTGA
- the serpina10b gene encoding protein Z-dependent protease inhibitor, whose product MVVHKMKMGFISIITCMCFLAPIQQAHPPSTTIADLSFKNMGFAIDLYKKISSFHDKNIFFSPLSISTSFAALLLASDGDTHEEMLRGLNLERLAQADQPELIPKLFQLLNENITQNGSLTLDQGMALFMTPQFEVEKVFEDQIKEFFNADIKSVDFGDTKGSINFINEYVKLRTRDKVTEMISTLDPVTKLMLVNTIFFQGAWQLPFNPNFTTSSPFYINSYSVVQVPMMFMEDKFYMMEDFLIGAKGLKLPYEEGVSMLILLPNKGTDYTVIDEEITAAKFLSWIKKLRKTKLEVNIPKFKMEQSYSLHNLLPDMGMASVFSNSANLTKLSKNGGLKVSEVLHKAVIEVDESGTTAAAATTIGITPYSLPRTFTVDRPFFFFIYHEDTNCMLFMGRVIDPTKN is encoded by the exons ATGGTGGTACACAAAATGAAGATGGGATTTATTTCCATTATAACCTGCATGTGCTTCCTCGCTCCCATCCAACAAGCACACCCTCCGAGCACCACCATTGCAGATCTTTCCTTCAAAAATATGGGTTTTGCCATTGAcctttacaaaaaaatatccaGCTTCCATGACAAGAACATCTTTTTCTCACCCCTGAGCATCTCTACCAGCTTTGCCGCTCTCTTATTGGCTTCTGACGGTGACACACACGAAGAAATGCTCAGGGGACTCAACCTGGAGCGACTGGCGCAAGCTGACCAGCCAGAACTTATCCCAAAACTCTTTCAGCTCCTCAATGAGAACATCACACAGAATGGATCGCTGACACTGGACCAAGGCATGGCCCTCTTTATGACCCCACAGTTTGAGGTGGAGAAGGTGTTTGAGGACCAGATCAAGGAGTTTTTCAACGCTGACATCAAAAGTGTAGACTTTGGCGACACAAAAGGGAGTATCAACTTCATCAATGAGTATGTTAAGCTCAGGACTCGTGACAAAGTGACAGAGATGATTTCCACCCTGGATCCAGTGACCAAACTCATGTTAGTCAACACCATTTTCTTCCAGG gagCCTGGCAGTTGCCTTTCAATCCCAATTTCACTACAAGCTCGCCCTTCTACATCAACAGCTACAGTGTTGTGCAAGTACCGATGATGTTTATGGAGGATAAGTTCTACATGATGGAAGACTTTCTAATTGGTGCCAAAGGGCTGAAGCTACCATACGAGGAAGGCGTTTCCATGCTTATCCTGCTCCCCAACAAAGGCACGGACTACACTGTAATAGATGAGGAGATCACAGCTGCGAAGTTCCTCAGCTGGATCAAAAAGCTGCGAAAAAC CAAACTGGAAGTCAACATACCCAAATTCAAGATGGAGCAGTCTTACTCCCTCCACAACCTTCTACCAGACATGGGCATGGCCAGCGTCTTCAGTAATTCAGCCAATTTGACAAAGCTGAGTAAGAATGGCGGCCTCAAAGTGTCAGag GTGCTGCACAAGGCTGTGATCGAGGTGGATGAGAGCGggacgactgcagcagcagccacaacaATTGGCATTACTCCATATTCCTTACCCAGGACCTTCACTGTCGACAGAccgttcttcttcttcatttacCATGAAGACACAAACTGCATGCTGTTCATGGGCAGGGTGATTGACCCCACCAAAAACTAG
- the ddx24 gene encoding ATP-dependent RNA helicase DDX24, protein MKTKKMKPKNKSLSSGLLKRAKRSIHMKGKWEAVELDPSIFSEEGMEGLVCFEELTNYRLVDSEKAAAKAERELMKKAKKKEKQKEKKQAKKRKASEAGQEAGEKVNVESKDGETTAEPPKKKAKKKKKNKKPNAKESAQPDDISAEITQEDVAAEKEGGEDETAKEDTLKDTAISQDPDAQSKPAKKSNKKKKKKGKQQIKEDTVPEQEPNQGSPSELQALEEDKTNLESPSEPQALEEEKPTQDKVTKPAKKQQKNWTNAALGSVDKNADVSAWKDLFVPSPVLKALSSLGFATPTPIQALTLPSAIRDRMDILGAAETGSGKTLAFGIPIIHTIMEWRNSSEEPVDDNTEAATQVESLYLPAVEESTKTGEAAESTVEEDDEEDMKADDEGGDSITEQDQSDTDEHDGEDDDEKLGCVQVIENAEFDFDQATEGEEQPAGSRGQPLLGLVLTPTRELAVQVKHHIDAVAKFTDIKTAIVVGGMAQQKQRRMLKRRPEIIIATPGRLWDLIQEKHPHLLNLRQLKCLVIDEADRMVERGHFAELESLLEMLNTVHFNPTRQTFVFSATLTMARSLPTRLLQKKKKNLDQRSKLEILMEKVGIRSKPKIVDLTRKEATVETLTETQIHCQKEEKDFYLYYFLLQYPGRTMVFANSIDCIKRLNSLLVILDRTPLPLHANMHQKQRLKNLERFAERESCVLLTTDVAARGLDIPNVQHVIHYQVPRTSETYVHRSGRTARATKEGLSLLLIGPDDMMNFKKIYKTLGKDEELPMFPIETKCMEAIKERVNLARQIEKIEFHNSREKHHNSWFRQAAEALEVDLDDELLLGRSKDEDDEREQQNMVKGMKKHLKHLISQPVFKNVIKTKYPTQMGKLSLPHMPRAGMESALTTVTIEKKQKLKKGVPPQQKKKKQKKGQQQ, encoded by the exons ATGAAGACGAAGAAGATGAAGCCAAAAAACAAGAGTCTGTCCTCCGGGCTTCTAAAACGAGCCAAACGGAGCATCCATATGAAAGGCAAATGGGAAGCTGTAGAGCTTGATCCCAGTATCTTCTCCGAGGAGGGCATGGAGGGTCTGGTGTGCTTTGAAGAGCTGACAAACTACCGCCTGGTAGACTCCGAGAAGGCTGCAGCTAAAGCGGAAAGGGAACTGATGAAGAAGgcgaagaagaaggagaagcagaaggagaagaagcaggcaaagaaaaggaaagccAGCGAGGCAGGGCAGGAGGCTGGAGAAAAGGTGAATGTGGAGAGCAAAGATGGAGAGACAACAGCTGAACCACCCAAGAAAaaagccaagaagaagaagaaaaacaagaaaccaaaTGCAAAGGAATCAGCCCAACCAGATGACATTTCTGCAGAAATTACACAGGAGGATGTAGCTgcagaaaaggagggaggggaagatgAGACGGCTAAAGAAGACACTTTAAAAGATACAGCCATTAGCCAAGACCCTGATGCTCAATCAAAACCTGCAAAGAAGagcaacaaaaagaagaaaaagaaagggaagcaGCAGATAAAAGAGGATACAGTCCCAGAGCAAGAGCCAAACCAGGGGTCTCCATCAGAGCTTCAGGCTCtggaagaagacaaaacaaacctgGAGTCTCCGTCAGAACCTCAGGCTCTGGAAGAAGAGAAACCCACCCAAGATAAAGTGACGAAGCCCGCCAAAAAGCAGCAAAAGAACTGGACAAATGCAGCACTTGGCTCTGTTGACAAAAATGCTGACGTGAGTGCATGGAAGGACCTGTTTGTTCCCTCCCCTGTGCTAAAGGCACTGAGCAGTCTTGGATTTGCTACACCGACACCTATTCAAGCCCTGACTTTGCCTTCAGCTATCCGGGATCGTATGGACATCCTGGGGGCAGCTGAGACGG GAAGCGGGAAGACATTGGCTTTTGGCATTCCCATAATCCACACAATCATGGAGTGGAGGAACAGTTCAGAAGAGCCTGTGGATGACAACACAGAAGCAGCCACACAGGTGGAGAGTTTGTATTTACCTGCTGTGGAGGAGTCCACAAAGACAGGAGAGGCAGCTGAATCCACAGTagaagaggatgatgaggaagaCATGAAAGCTGATGATGAAGGCGGTGATAGCATCACAGAGCAGGATCAGTCTGACACAGACGAACATGACGGTGAAGATGACGATGAGAAGCTCGGATGTGTTCAAGTAATCGAGAACGCAGAGTTTGACTTTGATCAGGCCACTGAAGGAGAAGAACAACCTGCTGGTAGTCGTGGTCAACCTCTGCTTGGGCTGGTGCTCACTCCCACCAGAGAGCTGGCTGTGCAGGTCAAACACCATATCGATGCTGTCGCAAAATTCACAG ACATCAAAACGGCGATCGTGGTGGGTGGAATGGctcaacagaaacaaagacgGATGCTGAAGCGAAGACCAGAGATCATTATTGCCACTCCAGGACGTCTGTGGGACTTGATCCAGGAGAAGCATCCACATCTGCTGAACTTGAGACAGCTTAA GTGCCTGGTCATTGACGAAGCAGATCGCATGGTAGAGAGAGGCCACTTTGCAGAGCTGGAGAGTCTGCTGGAGATGCTTAACACGGTGCACTTCAACCCCACGAGGCAAACGTTTGTGTTCTCAGCCACACTGACCATGGCTCGCAGCCTGCCCACCCGCCtcctgcagaagaagaagaagaatctggACCAGAGGAGCAAGCTGGAAATTCTCATGGAGAAAGTGGGGATCAGGTCCAAACCCAAAATCGTTGACCTCACTAGGAAGGAGGCGACTGTGGAGACCctgacagagacacaaatcCACTGtcagaaggaggagaaggacttCTACCTTTATTACTTCTTGCTCCAGTATCCTGGTCGCACCATGGTCTTTGCCAACAGTATAGACTGTATCAAGAGACTGAACTCCCTGCTGGTTATCTTGGACCGCACTCCACTGCCGCTTCATGCCAACATGCACCAGAAACAACGCCTTAAAAACCTGGAACGGTTTGCTGAGAGGGAGAG TTGTGTTCTGCTAACTACTGATGTGGCAGCAAGAGGACTGGATATCCCCAATGTTCAGCATGTTATTCACTACCAG GTTCCCAGGACATCTGAGACGTACGTCCATCGGAGTGGCAGAACAGCGAGAGCCACCAAAGAGGGTCTCAGTTTGCTGCTAATAGGCCCGGACGACATGATGAACTTCAAAAAGATTTACAAGACTCTTGGGAAGGACGAGGAGCTTCCCATGTTCCCCATAGAGACCAAATGCATGGAGGCAATCAAG GAGCGGGTAAACTTGGCCAGACAGATTGAGAAGATCGAGTTccacaacagcagagagaagcacCACAACTCCTGGTTCAGACAAGCAGCAGAGGCCCTGGAGGTTGACCTGGATGACGAGCTTTTACTTG GCAGATCAAAGGATGAAGACGATGAAAGAGAACAGCAGAATATGGTGAAGGGGATGAAAAAGCATTTGAAGCATTTGATCTCCCAGCCTGTATTCAAGAATGTGATAAAGACCAAGTACCCCACTCAAATGGGAAAGCTCTCCCTGCCACACATGCCTCGGGCAGGGATGGAAAGTGCCCTCACTACGGTTACAAtagagaagaaacagaagttaAAGAAAGGTGTTCCACCacagcagaaaaagaagaagcagaagaaaggacagcagcagtga